In Euphorbia lathyris chromosome 2, ddEupLath1.1, whole genome shotgun sequence, the sequence ggaaAATCCATCCTGTCATCTGCTcatcgtctagatatggacgacgaggatgatacaccacagCATACGAGATTGTGTGGTATTGATGGATCTACTCGTAGGctgagaggggctgcgacggagcaagtgaggagggggccgattgtggatcagcccgatattcatggatcagagggggcgactgattttgatgacagagagcctgatagcgattcttttcaggactacctggatgtgacagcccgggcagtgcgacagtctgcagttgcacatgatcgcgaggttgaggagagcgatgagcagccgaccccggggagacagccgacccagcgcgtaggaggtcgttttgcgagtacatgtattttttataattttagtatattagtatattttagtatatttataattttagtataatttagtataatattagtatatgttagtatattttagtataattttagtataatttagtataattttagtattttttagtataatttagtatattttagtataattttagtataatttaggtatattttagtataattttagtataatttagtatattttagtataattttactaTAATTtggtataactttagtataaatttagtatattttagtataatttagtatattttaggataattttagtatattttagtataattttagaataaattggtatattttagtataattttagtataatttagtatttttttaggatattttaatataattttataattttcagggacaagcaaacgtcccaaagttagtgaggacgagagctgggtagttactgcaccggttgatggtggtcctgttgatggttccgtgattcctagttttctaggacatattgcctcacggatgttgggaggagagattcggccgtttctgacatgctacaacagatcaacAGCATGCTgagatttgtgtcagtggttttctggtgcgtcacccgaggtaagcaaaatatagtgtgtcaacatttattgtaatttgtatttttaactataaacataaaaaacattcagtaattgtataaattgtatatgtgtcattttacagctgggggagatgatcgagaagactggtttgtctcacattccacatgccatgttcaagaacctcgacactccgctattgactgcgttcgtggagcggtggcagcccgatacgaactccttccacatgtcgttcggggagatgactatccagctgcatgatgtgtggcagattctttcggatcccgatcgacggtccgatggtgtccgagtctccccctactaacgggcttcatgccatgtgtatgatgatgtttggggtgagtcAGGCTGAGCTTCTGTTGCCGACCCGACATTTATGgggtggtggaggtgtatttgttggggCTGTACAGGGGCTTCTAAccgagggtagggatgacgctactcgggccacagcgtggatgtggcttatgcttggatccactctgtttgttgacaagagtggagataggattaggccggcccatcttgctgaggtttacagcggtgtcagcggggtagctggactatcatgggggtctgctacactagccatgttgtaccggcagttggggatagcgagcagaggagactgttcaggtatatgcggatgtttgaccctactgcaggcatggatatacgagtattttccggtgttccggccgcatagaggagctcacttgatcccagctgaccatgcccgtgcactgagatgggaggtcggggtaccaggcaagacgaccgcccgactagatacctttcgcgggcagctggaccgtatgacggcggcagaggtattttataaaattttagaattaatttaagtattatttatagtatattatattttttattgagtattactttttttccaggtgacgtggttgccttatggtcctgtccccgatgatgatcggcttcgagtgtcctacgccggttggatacggtgtagagacatcgtcgagccgtatatgcccgatcgagcgctgcgataggtcggatatactcagcctatcccagctgagcgtattagacctgataaagcagtacgaccatggagatctatagcgtataagctcacgcattccttagtcacagttgaggatacctggcggagatttccattggctcggggcattgatcggaggagatgccgacctgttggatacgatcccactgcctgtgagcctgcttatatggactggtataggcgacattcgcatccccatctccttcatgcaccacaggctggaccggtacagcatgctcgcgccaacagcgaatttgtaagtttattattatttaatattattatttagtattagtttatatgtgtttaattgttaatatttatttattaattttttttttgcagtggattagctggttgtggcgtgtcatccaactatcggctacccaccgatctgacgagaaTGTTCCatgcattaagagggagatggatgagtttatggatgcgtaGCGTCGGGcgagttgaatttttttttttttttgtagaaattcatacattttaacactttttgttgtagatattatatttactcttttacgtttataaatgtttatgtttattaatgtttattttaatttttatgtttttaaattttatttgttacgtacaattctgtagttacgggtttaacggcctatttacgggtttcacggcctatttacgggtttaaaaagctaatttttttgccaatccgacacgcgggcgtgtgtaTATCACGCCTCAACGCGTGGCCGGACGTGATAtacacacgcctcaccgcgtggtcggacgtgatagccaacTGTCTGACCTTGCGGTGAgtcgtggggctatcacgtccgaccacgcggtgaggcgtgtgtatatcacgtccgaccacgcgttgaggcgtgatatccacacgcccacgtgtcggattggcaaaaaaaaaatagaaattcccCTCCCAAAACTCATGAAaaggcattttcgtcctttcacgagactaggggtgggaatttggagttgggtttaacaacacccgtTAAATTTGGTAATCTGAATTCAATAGCCTACGACTATGAAATACATCAGCTTGTCCCATCAAAATCTTCCTTCTAAATTCATGATTTGTTGGGTCAGTGAGGTTGTACAAGaatgatttttatttctattgatTGTTGATGTTGGAAAGTTCGGATTTGTTGTATAATGTTGATTCCACAAAAAATAGTAATTAAATATAGAATTGATGGTgagatttttcttttaaaaatttatgtaACTTCGCATTGTATTGGAATTTGATACAAATTCCAATTGGTGAATCTCAATTCAATATCCTACAAATACAACAAATGAACTTTGAAAAACCTAGCTCGAACTCTTCCCTCCCTACAATACATTTTTGAAGAGCTATTTAGCTGATATTGTTATTCAAATATTTCCTTAGGTTAGTGGCCATTTCTTCTGGTTTCACCTCTATTATTCACTCTGCATTGACTTGTCCCATCAAAATTATTCTTCTAATATCATGGGTTGTTCTATCTTTGAGATTGTACATATTGGAAAgccttcatttgttctattttgttgattttagaGAAATTACAATTAGATATAGAATTGATGATGACATTTTGCCTTTTAAAAATTGACATTTGTATGAAAATTTCTGTAACTTGACATTGAATTCGAATTTTATACAAATCAAATTTGCTAAATTTGAATTCAACAGCGTGCAACTAAGAATACAAGAATGAATTttgaataacttagctagaactCTATCCTTCATACAAATATCATTATCAATTCGATATAAAATCAATGCTTCCATAGTATTCTGAAGCAGCAACCCTTTTTGTTTGGGCATTTGTTTGTAGGTTTTTCAGGCACATCATCAGTCACCATATCTTCTCTTGATTGTTAGGATcacgaataaaaaaaaaacattttatactaataaacaaaaggccaaCCTATAGGGGTTGGACACCTTCTTCTATCTCTATTGAGGGAGCTTGCTAGAGAGCGGCACCACCCCTTGGGAGTGGTACCCGCAGCAGGTTGCTTCGGCATGTTGGTGAtagatattaattgatttaaagATTTTTTTCGAAATAGTTATTACCAATCGTTTCTCAGTTCTAACCAAACACTACTATTCTACTATTTAGAGTAAAAATACAATAAGAAGAACCAAACAGACACTTGTTCCCCTTTTAATGTAAATATTTATATGCTCATATTGTTATGTTTTGATTTCTTCCTCCTTAAAACtgcatatatataatattagtcATTCTTCATTACGAGaaaacaaatatattttttctcaTAAACAATCAATACATAGTTTTTTCTTATGAACATTTACAATTTGAACAATATTTCCCAAGATACAGGGAAAAGTTTCCTCCCATTGCATTTGAAGAAGTTGAAATTGAAATACAACTTTCACCTTCATTTAAAGAATCATAAGAAACAAGtgtttataaatttataatccATCTCAGCTGGTTAAGAAGGAATTAACACTGTTACAAAAGAAAGGGGATAATATAATGCCAATTATAACATGTCACAGAGTGTACCAAAATTACAGTTTAAAAATACCCCAACAGGGAATAAGTATGTATGTCAATAACATTACAGAATCTGAGAAGTTGTCCACAACACTGCACTGTTACATAGTAAATTTTCAAACTTTACAGTCTATAAATGCTTATATGTCATCCATCAGCTTGTTCCGTATTCCAACAATTCCCACCTAAAGGGACGGAATACATACACAACTTCAGGACAACTCTTGAATAAAAGTGCGACACACACGCAAACCGCAGCAATGGCCACCATAGATAGCATTGCTGGTCTGTATAATAAAGACCTTCCAACTGCTCCATACTGTTGTTTCTGATGGCAAACCTTGCACGGTCTTATTGCTCTTTGCACAATCTCAAAGCTGTTGCTCACTACTCCATTTTGCTTCTGGTTTTTGTCGGAGTCGGGTTGCGGGTTTGGAATATCAACTACCACATGATGCCCAACAGCAGCAGGTCTTTTGTTGATTTTCTTTTGTACCAAATGGATGTAGGAGTAGTGGCCCCGTAATCGAGCATAAGCTTCAGGAGTAAATCCTGTGCTGTCATGAGCATTCTTCCATGCTTCAATTCCCACCTGAAATGACAATATGCATATCCAAGGATGATTTTGAGGTTCTACTGGATTCAATTTCCGTATTATACTTTACAGGAAAAAACACAAATTATGCAAAATATTCAATGAATATCATTAATTAATAACTAAGACAGCCAAAACTGGTCACAACCATGCAGCCCAAGATCTAACTTCGAGAATGATCGCACAAAACTATGCTCGTCCTATATAGCGTGTATAATCATTATATTTaaactaagaaaaaaaaaaaaaaaaaaaagggcggcccggtcgcactaggcgtccccgctgagcgagggtccggggaggggtcccaccacaagggtgtactgggggcaagccttcccctgccaatttatttggcaagaggcagctcctaagactcgaacccgtgacctcttggtcacacgacaacaacgtttaccgttgcgccaaggctcgccctcactAAGAAGAAAACAATCTCATAAAAATTATGCATTCAAAAGGAAACCCTCCGACCTATGGGAGGACTCGACAGCAAATGCTTGATAGCTTGGCCATCAATGACCTGCATAACTTTTCCCTACAAGCCTAAACTTTTGCGCATATGAAAGTACAGATCCCCAGGCCATGATTTTGGTCAAGGATATAGAGAATAAAGTCATAATACAGTAGCTCCTATATAAATGCAATGAAAGCACAACCATTCGCAGAGGTCAACAGCAATGATATGAACCAAACAGAAGAGCAGAGGCAAATCTTCATTAGAAAAAAAAGCAATtagaaagtttttttttttttggttgacatgtcaaaaaataaaattacttagAGAAAATATTACCATGCCAGGATCATTAGTTAATGCGTCCAATACGTCTTCAGAACCATCTTTCCCAGCTGCAATGTGTAGAGGTGTCAAACCAGCAGGTCCTGCAACATCCGGTCGAAATAGAAAATTCTCATGGCTTCCACCAGTCAGCAACTTGTTTTCAATTTCTGATTTCTCGGGGACGTATATTAAAAGAAGTTCCACAAGAGACCTAGAATTCTTCCGCACAGCCCGGTGAAGAAGGCACATTTCTGCTACTGCCAGGTTTAGAGATGAGTGCTCTTCTATACCAACAGCTCCATTGAGAAGCATATTCAAGAGTTTTTTCACTACAGCACACCATTCATGGTCCATAGAGAACTCCATGAGCCACTTGAACCTTATAAAAGGGAAGAGGTCTGTGCAAGGATCCAAGTTTCCCAATCTAAACTTCAATTGGCTTCTATGAAGAAGCCAACCTATTTCATGAATGAAGTCCATAGCTTGATTTTTGGCCTCCATTTTACTGGTTCCACCAACATCAGCATCTGTTTCAGTAAATTCCAATGCATCTTCAAGCATACAGATCTCTGAGCAAACATCTTCTTCTGCAactatgaaagggaagaaactAGTGCTGAACCCATGATCTTCAATCTGCACAAAGCAgagttttaattaaaatgtgAAAACATGTTCAAAAGAGAGCTTATAATCAATGAGAACCACATCCAGAAAACAAATTCTATACAGGTTGGGGATAGAGTTACTGTCTGAAGAAccaagcatagtcaatagcagatcaaattaagaaatatatgaGTCTGTTTTAAAATGAAGATAATTAACAAACTAGGCAATTGAATGACCATAAAAGTATCAATGATTTTGTAATCATATTTCCAAGATTATACACTGAAAAGAAGGTACTGCAATAGGGGCGAAGGAGAAAAGCTTGCACTCCTGGTTATATCTTTCTAATTTTAGTTTCTTAACGAAATCATTACTGCCAAACTTAAGCAATCAGCTAGCTGCTATTGCAATCCTACTATCCTCTTACCAGCACAGAAATTTCTACGACAGTTAGTGGAAAAGTATGGAAAAGCATCTTGCAACACATTTTGTTAAGTGCAACACAATTAAAGTATATAGCCTTGAATAATACATAAACAAGATATTTGGTTTACACATAGTAGGTGCGGTCACTGCATATAGCTATCAATCTGCCATCATATCACGAGGTAATATATTGAGAAGATAATGACGTCCAAAACGCTGTAATAATAAATCTAACCCACGCAAATATATATCGGACTCAAAACATTACAACCAAATGACTTCAACTACTACTTGTACATACATTCCAACGTAGATGCACCCTGAGAGGCTGAGaccataaatttatatattgtaCCCAAAGTGCAATGAAAAAACTCAATTGATGAGCCAAAATTCACACATCTGAAACTAATCGATCAAGTATTAAACGAAAAAGAGGGAACAAAATAATAGATATGCAACAAGGGTGAGGAACAGCACCTCAATGAAGCCTCTTCCAGATACTGTGGGGATGGAGCAACAAAAATTTACACATTGGAGCTCATCATGCCGTCTGCTGTTATCAACAACACCATCCTTTAATTCTTGAGTATTTTCCTGAACCATATATTTCCCTTCTACTGCACACAGGAACCTGACAAAATGAAAGCAAGAGATATAACAGGAGTTTAGCAGCCtattgaacaaacaaaagaaaaagattaTTCAACAAAACCATAATTTCACTAGCAGTTTTGCACTGGAAAATTAAGCCAACAGTTACCTTGTTGTAGGCAGACATAGGTTTACACCTTTAATCACAAACTCCGCTCTCTCAGTAGCAGGTAAAGCAATTGGTTTGACGCTTAAGATTTTACTATAGTTACTACTTCCAAGAGGTAAGGACCTATCCACAACAACCTGACCTGCAGCACCAAAAATCCTTAGTTAAATGCTTTTCCCATCAAAAAATTCTAAGATATCACTACAAACTAAATTACGTGAAATATAAAAGGCTAGAGACCATTGGAAAGAAACGCTATTTGATTCTGAGCCCAAATGCAAACCCATCCAGTTCCCCAAAAAGCATCATCTGACGCATCAAGAAGCCTACTTAAACTGGAGCTGAGATTACAGGAAAGCTGCACAACAGGAAATCAAACTGTAAGGCCATACATCTTGTCCAGGATGTTTCAGAAATGGAAAAATAAGAGCATACACAAAACTTACTTCCTCCCATGACGCTTCAGATTGACGAAGGTAAACGGTTAGAATGACACAACCAGGCCGAATGTAGCTCTCAATGTCAGTGGGACTATGAGATAGCCAGTCCAAAATCTGAAAATCATAATATTTGACCATAAAAAATACTCTGAGATGAAGAAAATGCCAAACAACTgcaattacatattaatttttagTACCTGTGCTCTAAGGACACGAGGAAAATCATTTGGATCTTTACCAAAAAGTTTGAAAATAATTCGATCTGTGCGACACTGAAACGTAAGCAGATGAGAGTCACCATTAGATATTAAAATATAACACAAAAAATCAAATGCTGCAGAAACATATTTATGCACATATCTAGAAAACTAATACCACTATCAACAATATGCTTTACTAAaacttgaaaaataattcaatctCCATATTCCAAAGCACAAACTACCATAGTCTCGATTAATCTAAAGGTCTTCTTACTAACGAAATCAAAATTCAGGACAGTGTAACTACCTTAGGATATGCCACCATACCGGTGCAAAATTACTTGCATTAAAGAGATTAATGAATCTCCCTAGGAGTTTTCAGTATCATGTCTATTCAGTTTAAAGGGTACACAATACTTAATACATTCTTCGAAAATAGGACTAGTAAAAAAAAACCTGAGCATCTCCATTAGAACTAGATGGTGACTGGGCAGATGCTGAATCAGAATTTCCACTAGTCTGTGGTGGACTTGATTGATGCGAGTCTTGTTGCATCCATGGGGGACAATCAAGGGAGCTAGCCCCCAAGTTTATGGGGACAGGTGATCTCTCTATATCTTCAACCCCCTCATCCAAGTCAACATATATGTCATTCAAATCAAAATTGTTCATCTTGACCTGACCTGCAGTGCTGTCTCGGATATCCGAATAAATGCCAGGTTTCCCAGAGGTTTGTATATTTGCAACATTAGCTCCATTTGGATGTCCAATTTGCTGAAGCATCCCAGAAACAGGTACTGTCAGATGGTATTTTGGAGAGGTTAGAAGTACTTCAGTATTTGAAAGTGAAGTTGAGAGTACCTCTGGATTTCCAAATGAAGAGCCATCATTCAGGGAGTCTCGGGGTTCCTGCAAAAGTCCAGAAATGTTTCTTCCTCCATTTTCATTAGTCGGGCTTGCAAGGCTCCTTAGAAGATGAGATAATAAAGCTTGATCTGATAACTGGTCTGATCTATTAGCTGCCATTCGTAGCAGAAAGAATTAGTCCCAAGACATACAAACAAGACAATACCATAGTTCCCCAGAGCAATCAAGCATATGATAAAGTAAGTATGTATCTTCATGAATAAAACCAAACAATTAAATATTTCCAGGAAAAAATAGAACTACTTACAATGCATGTTCGAAAGTATCTTTAGGAGACTTATCAACAGATAGCTACTAGTTTGTTCATCATTCAATGCGCTCCTATTAACAACAGGATCAGGATTAGTTTTCCTCCTCCTCTTATTATGGCCAGCCAGACGTCTGCGACAACTTCGCTTTCCTTCATCAAATTCTTGAAGGACATGAAACCTGGCAATGATAAAACAAAACTCTAAACTGTTAACAGGGGATATAACAATAATCCAACATCTGCTATGAGTGCTATTTGAGGGTCACTGTTAGACTCAGAATATTTTGAGAAACCATAAAGCTTATGACAGACATCACTAGAGTGATAGGGATTGTGAAAACTATATGTTAAATTTTGCACTGCAATTAGACATCACATGTTCCATAACGATACTAGAGTGAGTGACACAATTCATAATCGGTGCTTGTTTTATCATGACAGTTGAGAAAGCAATACAGAGAAAAGGTAACTAACACAACTGAAATCAAACAGAAAATGAATGTTTACCTACTACACTGCTGACAGAAACGCTGCATAACATTTCCCACCAGGGCCTTGCTGGCCTTGGAATGCATTTCACAGACCTTATGTCGCCTATGATAGTCCTTGGCATTGCACAGATCAGCACCACAATCTTCAACCTGACAAACAGCACGGCTTGTGCTACCCCCAACCAACTTCGTCTTCTTTCCAACATTTCCCTCCCAATTTCCCATCTCCCTTTCACTAATTGGATAACCATGCCCACCAAGCTTCAAACTCAGGGTACCCACTTCCTGATCATTCAAATTGTCATCTTCGATGACAATAACTCTTCTCCTTTTCTCCAACTCCCTCTTCTCAATTCCTAGATTTACTTCATCAGAGCAGGAGGATGAACTATTTGAAGAATTCCCATTCGTTGGAATTCCTGATGCAATAGGGAAGAATTGCGTGCTCGTAACACCAGTTTGGACCGGGTTTAAAGAGCTAGCAACAAAAAGATCGCCATCCCATTTCCAATCATTCAAATCCCATTCTAGATTTCTCTTCCCCACTGTCCGCATATTAGCAGCACCCATGCCATAAAAGAGATGAGCTTGAGCTTGAGCTTCGCCTCCAAATCTAGTCTCCATGGACTAAAACCAAGAGATCCGGAATCCTCAATTGAACCGACAGTTAATAAAATAGCAAAAATTAAACTCCCTTCTCAAAAAGATCAGAGGTTTAATTAAATCCAATAGAAAGTAACAACCTGAAAGTTCACCTAATCAGCTTCACTTCTTCCCCAAAAGTCCAAAAACAGAACACCCACACATCCATGGTTCCAATTAAGTGCAACCCACATACCAAGAGCACCAAATTCAAGTTGAAGCTCTGAACTCCGGACAGTTATAATTAACTATACAATCCCAGATCAAtaaacacagaaaaacaaaacaaaagagaaTATTAAACTTTCCCGGCAGCTAATAGACTATTTGGAATTGCAGGAACACAGATCGGACTCCCACCGGAAAATACAGGTAGAGCCAGGGACAAGTGAGCAAAATGTACGGACGGAGAAGGTAGTGGAGATGATGATGCGAAGGTGTTTTGAGCTGTGAAAGTGTGGTAACGGTATAGTGTATGGTACACAAAATGAAGTATAGTAATCAACAATCTTTAGCTTTGAGGAAGGGAGAGAAATGCGGGAAAGAgaatgagaaagagaaagagaccACAGTAGACCCAATACAGTAATGGTGGGTCCAATCACTCATACGGCGTGTTTATCTCGCATTCACGATACTTAAAATATAAAcacaatttattattaaaataaaatgctTCGCTTTTGtctttcagaaaaaaaaaaaaaaaatagtaataagtaatttttttttttttggttgacAACTAGTAAtaagtaaataataataataattgtgtTTCTATACTGGTGTTGTATTAATATTATGTCAATTTATCGAAGTAGTATTAAATGATGGAATTTTTTcctaatctaaaaaaaatatggtgTCAGTGTGATTGAATTAGTGTTGATTTTGTATCGTATTTATTGGGTTGTAAATGAGTTGAGCAGCTTATAAGTGACTCGACATTCGACTCAACTGTATTTCACTTGATTGACTTGAGTTTAAGTATGATTTTGAGACTCAATTCATAAACGAGTCAAGTTTGGGTATAGCAAAACTCGATTTTAATATTTAtgaacaatttggtttcgattGTTTTTTTAGCGATAGTGTATTTCTATAAAGAGGAAAATGTAAAAACTACGTACATC encodes:
- the LOC136217190 gene encoding squamosa promoter-binding-like protein 1 isoform X1 — its product is METRFGGEAQAQAHLFYGMGAANMRTVGKRNLEWDLNDWKWDGDLFVASSLNPVQTGVTSTQFFPIASGIPTNGNSSNSSSSCSDEVNLGIEKRELEKRRRVIVIEDDNLNDQEVGTLSLKLGGHGYPISEREMGNWEGNVGKKTKLVGGSTSRAVCQVEDCGADLCNAKDYHRRHKVCEMHSKASKALVGNVMQRFCQQCSRFHVLQEFDEGKRSCRRRLAGHNKRRRKTNPDPVVNRSALNDEQTSSYLLISLLKILSNMHSNRSDQLSDQALLSHLLRSLASPTNENGGRNISGLLQEPRDSLNDGSSFGNPEVLSTSLSNTEVLLTSPKYHLTVPVSGMLQQIGHPNGANVANIQTSGKPGIYSDIRDSTAGQVKMNNFDLNDIYVDLDEGVEDIERSPVPINLGASSLDCPPWMQQDSHQSSPPQTSGNSDSASAQSPSSSNGDAQCRTDRIIFKLFGKDPNDFPRVLRAQILDWLSHSPTDIESYIRPGCVILTVYLRQSEASWEELSCNLSSSLSRLLDASDDAFWGTGWVCIWAQNQIAFLSNGQVVVDRSLPLGSSNYSKILSVKPIALPATERAEFVIKGVNLCLPTTRFLCAVEGKYMVQENTQELKDGVVDNSRRHDELQCVNFCCSIPTVSGRGFIEIEDHGFSTSFFPFIVAEEDVCSEICMLEDALEFTETDADVGGTSKMEAKNQAMDFIHEIGWLLHRSQLKFRLGNLDPCTDLFPFIRFKWLMEFSMDHEWCAVVKKLLNMLLNGAVGIEEHSSLNLAVAEMCLLHRAVRKNSRSLVELLLIYVPEKSEIENKLLTGGSHENFLFRPDVAGPAGLTPLHIAAGKDGSEDVLDALTNDPGMVGIEAWKNAHDSTGFTPEAYARLRGHYSYIHLVQKKINKRPAAVGHHVVVDIPNPQPDSDKNQKQNGVVSNSFEIVQRAIRPCKVCHQKQQYGAVGRSLLYRPAMLSMVAIAAVCVCVALLFKSCPEVVYVFRPFRWELLEYGTS
- the LOC136217190 gene encoding squamosa promoter-binding-like protein 1 isoform X2, which produces METRFGGEAQAQAHLFYGMGAANMRTVGKRNLEWDLNDWKWDGDLFVASSLNPVQTGVTSTQFFPIASGIPTNGNSSNSSSSCSDEVNLGIEKRELEKRRRVIVIEDDNLNDQEVGTLSLKLGGHGYPISEREMGNWEGNVGKKTKLVGGSTSRAVCQVEDCGADLCNAKDYHRRHKVCEMHSKASKALVGNVMQRFCQQCSRFHVLQEFDEGKRSCRRRLAGHNKRRRKTNPDPVVNRSALNDEQTSSYLLISLLKILSNMHSNRSDQLSDQALLSHLLRSLASPTNENGGRNISGLLQEPRDSLNDGSSFGNPEQIGHPNGANVANIQTSGKPGIYSDIRDSTAGQVKMNNFDLNDIYVDLDEGVEDIERSPVPINLGASSLDCPPWMQQDSHQSSPPQTSGNSDSASAQSPSSSNGDAQCRTDRIIFKLFGKDPNDFPRVLRAQILDWLSHSPTDIESYIRPGCVILTVYLRQSEASWEELSCNLSSSLSRLLDASDDAFWGTGWVCIWAQNQIAFLSNGQVVVDRSLPLGSSNYSKILSVKPIALPATERAEFVIKGVNLCLPTTRFLCAVEGKYMVQENTQELKDGVVDNSRRHDELQCVNFCCSIPTVSGRGFIEIEDHGFSTSFFPFIVAEEDVCSEICMLEDALEFTETDADVGGTSKMEAKNQAMDFIHEIGWLLHRSQLKFRLGNLDPCTDLFPFIRFKWLMEFSMDHEWCAVVKKLLNMLLNGAVGIEEHSSLNLAVAEMCLLHRAVRKNSRSLVELLLIYVPEKSEIENKLLTGGSHENFLFRPDVAGPAGLTPLHIAAGKDGSEDVLDALTNDPGMVGIEAWKNAHDSTGFTPEAYARLRGHYSYIHLVQKKINKRPAAVGHHVVVDIPNPQPDSDKNQKQNGVVSNSFEIVQRAIRPCKVCHQKQQYGAVGRSLLYRPAMLSMVAIAAVCVCVALLFKSCPEVVYVFRPFRWELLEYGTS